One genomic region from Trueperaceae bacterium encodes:
- the secG gene encoding preprotein translocase subunit SecG, whose amino-acid sequence MFWIAFIIFCVVSVVLTAAVLMQEPKQSGLGDALGGGGGGDFGASLGGTAGGLHRTTIYLAVAWGFMALLLGLIPR is encoded by the coding sequence GTGTTCTGGATCGCGTTCATCATCTTCTGCGTCGTCTCGGTGGTGCTCACCGCGGCGGTGCTCATGCAGGAGCCGAAGCAGTCCGGCCTGGGCGACGCCCTGGGCGGCGGCGGGGGCGGCGACTTCGGCGCGAGCCTCGGCGGCACGGCCGGCGGGCTGCACCGTACGACCATCTACCTGGCGGTGGCGTGGGGCTTCATGGCGCTCCTGCTGGGCCTGATCCCGCGCTGA
- the purF gene encoding amidophosphoribosyltransferase, translated as MIELPKALLPDKPREECGVFGVWLPEPADVAGICHLGIFALQHRGQESCGICVAGPDQVRLEKDMGLVAEVFTEERLEKLRFPGAKQGVAHTRYSVTGSSLRYNAQPLTARSNKGYLALVHNGNFTNAREIRDALLAQGVVFQTSNDSEVMLNLIARYSDLGLADATARAMSELEGGFAVVLMDQRRVIGLRDAHGVRPLVLGRLDGGYVFASEPAALALVGAEYMRDVAPGELVVVDETGMTSRQVLHGVSTPCAFEWIYFARGDATLEGVDVHAARVRMGVELAREAPVEADVVVGVPESGLAAAVGYARGSGVPYDIGLYKSPYAGRTFINPTQTLRDLKVRLKLRPTAAVRGKRVVLVDDSIVRGTTSGRIVQLLREAGATEVHFRVSSPPIRYPCYYGIDTAARKELVAATTSIEGIRRRIGADTLHFLTMDGLVTALGLPGVCLACFDGRYPAGRPSDLAESEGLEPAGWGAR; from the coding sequence ATGATCGAGCTGCCGAAGGCCCTCCTGCCGGACAAGCCGCGCGAGGAGTGCGGCGTGTTCGGAGTCTGGTTGCCGGAACCGGCCGATGTCGCCGGCATCTGCCATCTGGGCATCTTCGCCTTGCAGCACCGGGGCCAGGAGTCGTGCGGGATCTGCGTGGCCGGTCCCGACCAGGTGCGCCTCGAGAAGGACATGGGCCTGGTCGCGGAAGTGTTCACCGAGGAGCGCCTCGAGAAGCTGCGCTTCCCTGGCGCCAAGCAGGGGGTGGCGCACACACGCTACTCGGTGACGGGCTCGAGCTTGCGCTACAACGCGCAACCGCTCACCGCCCGGTCGAACAAGGGCTACCTGGCGCTCGTGCACAACGGGAACTTCACGAACGCCCGCGAGATCCGCGACGCCCTGCTAGCCCAGGGCGTCGTGTTCCAGACGAGCAACGACAGCGAGGTGATGCTGAACCTCATCGCCCGCTACAGCGACCTGGGCCTGGCGGACGCCACGGCGCGGGCGATGAGCGAGCTCGAAGGCGGCTTCGCCGTCGTCCTCATGGACCAGCGGCGCGTGATCGGCCTGCGCGACGCGCACGGGGTGCGCCCCTTGGTGCTCGGTCGCCTGGACGGCGGCTACGTGTTCGCCTCCGAGCCGGCCGCGCTGGCCCTGGTGGGCGCCGAGTACATGAGGGACGTCGCCCCCGGCGAGCTCGTCGTCGTGGACGAGACCGGCATGACGTCGCGGCAGGTCCTGCACGGCGTGAGCACGCCCTGCGCCTTCGAGTGGATCTACTTCGCACGCGGTGACGCCACCCTCGAGGGCGTCGACGTGCACGCGGCCCGGGTGCGCATGGGCGTCGAGCTCGCTCGCGAGGCGCCGGTCGAGGCGGACGTGGTGGTGGGCGTGCCCGAGTCCGGCCTCGCGGCCGCCGTCGGGTACGCGCGCGGGAGCGGCGTGCCTTACGACATCGGGCTCTACAAGTCGCCCTACGCGGGGCGCACGTTCATCAACCCTACTCAGACGTTGCGCGACCTCAAGGTGAGGCTCAAGCTGCGCCCGACGGCGGCCGTGCGCGGGAAGCGTGTCGTGCTCGTCGACGACTCCATCGTGCGTGGCACCACGTCCGGCCGCATCGTGCAGCTCCTGCGCGAGGCGGGCGCGACGGAAGTGCACTTCCGCGTCTCGAGCCCGCCGATCCGCTACCCGTGTTACTACGGCATCGACACGGCCGCGCGCAAGGAGCTGGTGGCCGCGACCACGAGCATCGAGGGGATACGGCGGCGCATCGGTGCCGACACGCTCCACTTCCTCACCATGGACGGCCTCGTGACGGCCCTGGGCCTGCCCGGCGTCTGCCTGGCGTGCTTCGACGGACGCTACCCGGCTGGGCGTCCGAGCGACCTGGCGGAGTCGGAGGGGCTGGAGCCGGCCGGTTGGGGAGCTCGGTAG
- a CDS encoding ATP-binding cassette domain-containing protein, whose translation MSNQRSKDNKGATTQTGPLLEVKNLRKYFPIRGGILSRVVANVKAVEDVSFNVQRGEVVGLVGESGSGKTTVGRSILRLIEPTAGEVIFDGVDVTKLSKAHMREYRKRMQIIFQDPFASLNPRMSVGDIIGEAMTIHNLARGKEREQRVAQLLERVGLSPSHMRRYPHEFSGGQRQRIGIARALAVNPQFIVADEPVSALDVSIQAQVVNLLQDLKEELGLTLLFIAHDLGVVEYISDHVIVMYLGRIMEIAPAKELYANPIHPYTEALLSAVPIPDPTVKRDRIILQGDIPSPINPPSGCVFRTRCPIATKECADVVPPLVEVTPGHFKACINR comes from the coding sequence ATGAGCAACCAGCGCAGTAAGGACAACAAGGGCGCCACTACCCAGACGGGCCCGCTCCTCGAGGTCAAGAACCTCCGCAAGTACTTCCCCATCCGCGGCGGCATCCTCTCGCGCGTCGTGGCGAACGTCAAGGCCGTCGAGGACGTGAGCTTCAACGTCCAGCGCGGCGAGGTCGTCGGCCTGGTGGGCGAGTCCGGCTCGGGCAAGACCACGGTCGGCCGCAGCATCCTCCGCCTCATCGAGCCGACCGCCGGCGAGGTGATCTTCGACGGCGTCGACGTCACCAAGCTCAGCAAGGCGCACATGCGCGAGTACCGCAAGCGCATGCAGATCATCTTCCAGGACCCGTTCGCCAGCCTCAACCCGCGCATGTCGGTCGGCGACATCATCGGCGAGGCCATGACGATCCACAACCTGGCCCGCGGCAAGGAGCGCGAGCAGCGCGTCGCGCAGCTCCTCGAGCGCGTCGGTCTCTCGCCCTCACACATGCGCCGCTACCCCCACGAGTTCTCCGGCGGTCAGCGCCAGCGTATCGGCATCGCCCGCGCGCTCGCCGTCAACCCGCAGTTCATCGTGGCCGACGAGCCGGTCTCGGCCCTCGACGTCTCCATCCAGGCGCAGGTCGTCAACCTCCTGCAGGACCTCAAGGAGGAGCTCGGCCTCACGCTGCTCTTCATCGCCCACGACCTGGGCGTCGTCGAGTACATCAGCGACCACGTGATCGTCATGTACCTCGGCCGCATCATGGAGATCGCGCCGGCGAAGGAGCTCTACGCCAACCCGATCCACCCGTACACCGAGGCACTCCTCTCGGCCGTGCCCATCCCGGACCCGACCGTGAAGCGCGATCGCATCATCCTGCAGGGCGACATCCCCTCACCCATCAACCCGCCCTCCGGCTGCGTGTTCCGCACGCGCTGCCCGATCGCGACCAAGGAGTGCGCCGACGTGGTGCCGCCGCTCGTCGAGGTAACGCCCGGGCACTTCAAGGCCTGCATCAACCGCTGA
- a CDS encoding ABC transporter permease: MFVYIVKRLFQLLPTFIGATMLMFLISQLVPGDFFKAKELEPNVRPETIQRMRAEFGLDKPVYVQYVNWMKNLMMGNLGQSFVSNQPVWQRIARPMRNSMYLAILSIILLWLVSIPAGVYSAVRQYSFGDQAVSLISYLGLATPNFFLAQVIILTLFLVRTLTKEWFGFNQLIFPVAGMTSSNYLSFNAWGQFWDVMWHMFIPSLVVATSGMAGFTRVLRAQMIEYLGSDFIRTARAKGVGHGKVTYKHALRPAIIPFVAGIGNLLPSLVGGAGLVEVVMSWPGITPTFLTALQSQDIYVVLGLLVITTLLLMVGNLVSDLLLAAVDPRIRYN, translated from the coding sequence ATGTTCGTCTATATCGTCAAACGCCTGTTCCAGCTGCTCCCGACGTTCATCGGCGCGACGATGCTGATGTTCCTCATCAGCCAGCTCGTGCCGGGAGACTTCTTCAAGGCCAAGGAGCTCGAGCCGAACGTCAGGCCCGAGACCATCCAGCGCATGCGTGCGGAGTTCGGGTTGGACAAACCCGTCTACGTCCAGTACGTGAACTGGATGAAGAACCTGATGATGGGCAACCTCGGCCAGTCCTTCGTCTCCAACCAGCCCGTCTGGCAGCGTATCGCGCGGCCCATGCGCAACAGCATGTACCTCGCCATCCTCTCCATCATCTTGCTCTGGCTCGTATCCATCCCGGCGGGCGTCTACTCGGCGGTGAGACAGTACTCGTTCGGCGATCAGGCGGTGAGCCTGATCTCGTACCTCGGTCTCGCCACGCCCAACTTCTTCCTTGCCCAGGTGATAATCCTCACCCTGTTCCTGGTGAGGACGCTGACCAAGGAGTGGTTCGGCTTCAACCAGCTGATCTTCCCCGTCGCCGGCATGACGAGCAGCAACTACCTGAGCTTTAACGCGTGGGGGCAGTTCTGGGACGTCATGTGGCACATGTTCATCCCGTCGCTCGTGGTCGCCACGTCGGGCATGGCAGGCTTCACGCGCGTGCTCAGGGCACAGATGATCGAGTACCTCGGGTCCGACTTCATCAGGACGGCGCGCGCTAAGGGCGTCGGTCACGGGAAGGTGACCTACAAGCACGCCCTGCGGCCGGCCATCATCCCGTTCGTCGCCGGCATCGGCAACCTGCTGCCGAGCCTCGTCGGCGGCGCCGGGCTCGTCGAGGTCGTCATGTCGTGGCCGGGCATCACCCCCACGTTCCTTACGGCACTGCAGTCGCAGGACATCTACGTCGTCCTCGGCCTACTCGTGATCACCACCCTGCTCCTCATGGTCGGCAACCTGGTCTCAGACCTCCTTCTCGCCGCGGTCGATCCGCGCATCAGGTACAACTGA
- a CDS encoding ABC transporter ATP-binding protein, with protein MPTKDRLLEVIDLKTYFDTDEGTVKAVDGVSFHLDKGETLAVVGESGSGKSVMSLSMMRLIPTPPGRIAGGKILFEGKDLVTKTEREMRKIRGNDISMIFQEPMTSLNPVYTVGDQIAEAIVLHQGKSHREAMKMAAEMLDLVGIPEPGKRVKNFPHQMSGGMRQRVMIAMALSCGPKLLIADEPTTALDVTIQAQILDLMRKLQNEIGMSILFITHDLGVVAEMADRAVVMYAGRAVEEAHVNDIFADPQMPYTLGLLNSIPRVDRAAEHQDRLQAIPGNVPNPLNLPQGCAFHPRCRFVQDKCKVAIPNLEDTGNGHMVRCVRWQELDLKAEIPA; from the coding sequence ATGCCCACCAAAGACCGACTCCTTGAGGTGATCGACCTCAAGACCTACTTCGACACCGACGAGGGCACGGTCAAGGCCGTCGACGGGGTGAGCTTTCACCTCGACAAAGGCGAGACCCTGGCCGTAGTGGGCGAATCGGGCTCAGGCAAGTCCGTGATGAGCCTGTCGATGATGCGCCTCATCCCGACGCCTCCGGGCCGCATCGCCGGCGGCAAGATCCTCTTCGAGGGCAAGGACCTCGTCACGAAGACCGAGCGCGAGATGCGCAAGATCCGCGGCAACGACATCTCGATGATCTTCCAAGAGCCCATGACGAGCCTCAACCCCGTCTACACGGTCGGCGATCAGATCGCCGAGGCCATCGTCCTCCACCAGGGCAAGAGCCACCGCGAGGCCATGAAGATGGCCGCCGAGATGCTCGACCTCGTCGGCATCCCCGAGCCGGGCAAGCGCGTCAAGAACTTCCCGCACCAGATGTCGGGTGGCATGCGCCAGCGCGTGATGATCGCCATGGCCCTGTCCTGCGGGCCCAAGCTCCTGATCGCGGACGAGCCCACCACGGCCCTCGACGTGACCATCCAGGCCCAGATCCTCGACCTCATGCGTAAGCTGCAGAACGAGATCGGCATGTCCATCCTCTTCATCACGCACGACCTCGGGGTCGTCGCCGAGATGGCGGACCGCGCCGTGGTCATGTACGCGGGGCGCGCCGTCGAGGAAGCGCACGTCAACGACATCTTCGCCGACCCGCAGATGCCTTACACCCTCGGCCTCCTCAACTCGATCCCCCGCGTCGACCGCGCGGCCGAGCACCAGGACCGACTCCAGGCCATCCCCGGCAACGTGCCCAACCCGCTGAACCTGCCCCAGGGCTGCGCCTTCCACCCGCGCTGCCGGTTCGTCCAGGACAAGTGCAAGGTGGCCATCCCCAACCTCGAGGACACCGGTAACGGACACATGGTCCGGTGCGTCAGGTGGCAAGAGCTCGACCTCAAAGCGGAGATCCCGGCATGA
- a CDS encoding ABC transporter permease yields the protein MTDRDDLLNTPPGTESAADAPLTGPATATPQAPLGSAPNDSVEFERGAGPILTQEGKSQGRIVWEQFRRHKAALIGGWILLIMYLSAIFAGFLAPYGINEYRRSPSAAFRPPTQIHWTDPDTGRLTRPFVYDVVETRDPVTRQRVYEEDTDVRYPIKFFVHRPSQSYKILGLFKSDLHLFGVDDPARVFLWGTNNLGKDLFSRVLYGGQVSLTIGILAVWVAFFLGLLLGGIAGFYGGLVDDIIMRLVEVFAAIPGLFLLIVLASLLRDPNNPLAKAFGLQMTSAQTFLLTVIVLGFVGWGGLARVIRSLILSTRELDYAAAAKALGAGESRILWRHLLPSTASYVIVDLTLSIPGFILAETGLSFLGLGPSEVDTASWGLLLRDATARGISIQFVPWLLIPGIPILFAVLCWNLLGDGLRDAFDPKKRR from the coding sequence GTGACCGATAGAGACGACCTCCTTAACACGCCGCCCGGCACCGAAAGCGCGGCCGATGCCCCCCTCACCGGGCCGGCGACCGCCACGCCACAGGCTCCGCTCGGGTCCGCGCCGAACGACTCGGTAGAGTTCGAGCGCGGCGCCGGCCCGATCCTCACGCAGGAAGGCAAGTCCCAGGGCCGTATCGTCTGGGAGCAGTTCCGTCGCCACAAGGCCGCCCTGATCGGCGGTTGGATCCTGCTGATCATGTACCTGTCGGCGATCTTCGCCGGCTTCCTCGCCCCTTACGGCATCAACGAGTACCGCCGCAGCCCGTCCGCCGCCTTCAGGCCGCCCACGCAGATCCACTGGACCGACCCCGACACGGGCAGGCTCACCCGACCGTTCGTCTACGACGTGGTCGAGACCCGTGACCCCGTCACGCGCCAGCGCGTGTACGAGGAGGACACGGACGTCCGTTACCCGATAAAGTTCTTCGTTCACCGCCCGTCGCAGTCGTACAAGATCCTCGGGCTCTTCAAGTCCGACCTGCACCTGTTCGGCGTCGACGACCCGGCCAGGGTGTTCCTCTGGGGCACGAACAACCTTGGCAAGGACCTCTTCTCGCGCGTGCTCTACGGCGGTCAGGTGAGCCTGACCATCGGCATCCTCGCGGTCTGGGTGGCGTTCTTCCTCGGCCTGCTCCTTGGCGGGATCGCCGGTTTCTACGGCGGCCTCGTCGACGACATCATCATGCGCCTCGTCGAGGTGTTCGCGGCCATACCGGGGCTCTTCTTGCTCATCGTGCTCGCGTCGCTGCTCAGGGACCCGAACAACCCTCTCGCCAAGGCGTTCGGCCTTCAGATGACGTCGGCGCAAACGTTCCTGCTCACGGTCATCGTGCTCGGCTTCGTCGGCTGGGGCGGCCTCGCCAGGGTCATCAGGAGCCTCATCCTCTCCACGAGGGAGCTCGACTACGCCGCGGCAGCCAAGGCCTTGGGCGCCGGCGAGTCGCGCATCCTGTGGCGCCACCTCCTGCCGAGCACGGCGAGCTACGTCATCGTAGACCTCACGCTCTCGATCCCCGGCTTCATCCTGGCCGAGACCGGCTTGTCGTTCCTCGGCCTCGGGCCGAGCGAGGTCGACACGGCGAGTTGGGGGCTGCTCCTGCGGGACGCGACGGCCAGGGGCATAAGCATCCAGTTCGTGCCGTGGCTACTGATACCCGGTATACCCATCCTCTTCGCAGTGTTATGCTGGAACCTGTTAGGCGATGGTCTTAGGGACGCCTTCGACCCTAAGAAGCGCAGGTAG
- the purQ gene encoding phosphoribosylformylglycinamidine synthase subunit PurQ — protein sequence MRVAIVTFPGSNCDADAVHAFGAVLGAEVWTTWHTSDDLSRSGRAPDAVVIPGGFSYGDYLRCGALAAHSPVMGAVHAFADGGGPVIGICNGFQVLTEARLLPGQLVRNAELEFRCQDVHLRVERADLPFTRLARVGQVLRLPIAHAEGRYHADAETLTRLDGDGRVVFRYVDAAGERTAAANVNGSVDAIAGVVNERGNVLGMMPHPERAVEALLGDGLRDGLVVLGSILGA from the coding sequence ATGCGCGTGGCCATCGTGACCTTCCCCGGCAGTAACTGCGATGCGGACGCGGTCCACGCCTTCGGGGCCGTCCTCGGAGCCGAGGTGTGGACGACCTGGCATACGAGCGACGACCTGTCGCGCTCCGGCCGGGCTCCCGACGCCGTCGTCATCCCCGGCGGCTTCAGCTACGGCGACTACCTCCGGTGCGGCGCCCTCGCAGCTCACAGCCCCGTCATGGGCGCGGTCCACGCGTTCGCGGACGGGGGCGGACCGGTCATCGGCATCTGCAACGGCTTCCAGGTCTTGACCGAGGCGCGCCTGCTCCCAGGCCAACTCGTAAGGAACGCGGAGCTGGAGTTCCGGTGCCAGGACGTGCACCTGCGCGTCGAGCGCGCCGACCTGCCGTTCACGCGCCTGGCGCGCGTCGGTCAGGTGCTGCGGCTGCCGATCGCGCATGCGGAGGGCCGCTACCATGCCGACGCCGAGACCTTGACCCGCCTCGACGGCGACGGACGCGTAGTCTTCAGGTACGTGGACGCCGCGGGTGAACGGACGGCGGCGGCCAACGTCAACGGCAGCGTCGACGCCATCGCGGGCGTCGTGAACGAGCGCGGCAACGTCCTCGGCATGATGCCGCACCCCGAGCGCGCCGTCGAAGCGCTGCTCGGAGACGGCCTGCGGGACGGTCTCGTCGTCCTCGGCTCCATCCTCGGCGCCTGA
- the purL gene encoding phosphoribosylformylglycinamidine synthase subunit PurL: MPDDLRARAATFGLTPHEFDDVVRRVGRQPNALEAAMFGALWSEHCGYKNSKPLLRKLPTAGPQVLQGPGENAGVVDIGEGWAVAFKMESHNHPSAVEPVQGAATGVGGILRDIFAMGARPFATLNALRFGELGEERNRYLLGGVVHGIAMYGNAIGVPTVGGEVEVNPCFAENPLVNVMALGLLRHDALQRGTVGRPGNRLFYVGSKTGRDGLGGAVFASADLSGSSGADRPAVQVGDPFMEKLLLEACLEAYAAGLVAGVQDMGAAGLTSSVGEMAHRAGLGVDFHVDKVPTREAGMTPLEVMLSESQERMVVSAAPGKEAELLALLAKWELDAVEVATVAEHGRFKVFEHGELKADIPVAALNEPPEYVRDGVEDPGVSAARGRDLGDLPDAADPAAALLTLLASPTVASKRPIYRQFDHQVMTNTVVVPGAADAAVLRVKGTDLGVAATVDCNSRYVYLDPELGAAHAVAEAARNLSCVGALPLAVTDNLNFGNPTNPGVYYQLERAVAGLARACLALDTPVIGGNVSLYNEYAAPEGRRAIHPTPTVGMVGVLQDVSRHATSGLKRSGDAVLLIGRAAGTLGASEYLYRVHGLEAGAPPPLDLVEEAKVQAVVRGLIADGLCDTAHDTSQGGLAVALAEMLLAGSAAATGLRVDLGAGASAAELLFGEAGARVVLALAEHAVAETLARCEAVGIPGKVIGTVDGGTFEVSAAGRTLTLGSEALRTAHEGTFAVALGAQAG, translated from the coding sequence ATGCCAGATGACCTGAGGGCGCGCGCCGCCACGTTCGGCCTGACGCCCCACGAGTTCGACGACGTCGTGCGCAGGGTCGGCAGGCAGCCGAACGCGCTCGAGGCCGCCATGTTCGGCGCCCTGTGGAGCGAGCACTGCGGCTACAAGAACTCCAAGCCGCTGCTGCGCAAGCTCCCGACCGCCGGCCCCCAGGTGCTACAAGGACCGGGCGAGAACGCCGGCGTCGTCGACATCGGCGAGGGCTGGGCCGTCGCCTTCAAGATGGAGAGCCACAACCACCCGAGCGCCGTCGAGCCGGTCCAGGGGGCCGCCACGGGCGTAGGGGGGATCCTCCGCGACATCTTCGCCATGGGCGCGCGGCCGTTCGCCACGTTGAACGCTCTGCGCTTCGGCGAGCTCGGCGAGGAGCGCAACCGCTACTTGTTGGGCGGCGTCGTGCACGGCATCGCCATGTACGGCAACGCCATCGGCGTGCCTACGGTGGGCGGCGAGGTCGAGGTCAACCCCTGCTTCGCGGAGAACCCGCTCGTCAACGTCATGGCGCTCGGCCTGCTCAGGCACGACGCGCTGCAAAGAGGCACGGTCGGTCGGCCTGGCAACCGCCTCTTCTACGTCGGCTCGAAGACGGGCCGCGACGGCCTGGGCGGCGCGGTGTTCGCCTCGGCCGACCTCTCCGGGAGCTCAGGCGCCGACCGTCCCGCCGTCCAGGTGGGCGACCCGTTCATGGAGAAGCTCCTCCTGGAGGCGTGCCTCGAGGCCTACGCCGCCGGCCTCGTCGCGGGGGTGCAGGACATGGGCGCCGCCGGCCTCACGAGCTCGGTCGGCGAGATGGCGCACCGGGCCGGACTCGGCGTCGACTTCCACGTCGACAAGGTCCCTACGCGCGAGGCCGGCATGACGCCGCTCGAGGTCATGCTCTCCGAGTCGCAAGAGCGCATGGTGGTCAGCGCCGCGCCCGGCAAGGAAGCCGAGCTGCTCGCGCTCCTCGCCAAGTGGGAGCTGGACGCCGTCGAGGTGGCCACCGTCGCCGAGCACGGCCGCTTCAAGGTCTTCGAGCACGGCGAGCTCAAGGCGGACATCCCGGTGGCGGCGCTCAACGAACCGCCCGAGTACGTGCGCGATGGCGTCGAGGACCCCGGCGTGAGCGCGGCGCGTGGGCGCGACCTCGGTGACCTGCCGGACGCCGCCGATCCCGCCGCCGCGCTGCTGACCCTGCTCGCGAGCCCGACCGTGGCCTCGAAGCGCCCGATCTACCGCCAGTTCGACCATCAGGTGATGACGAACACGGTGGTCGTCCCCGGCGCGGCGGACGCCGCCGTCTTGCGCGTCAAGGGGACCGACCTGGGCGTGGCCGCGACCGTCGACTGCAACTCCCGCTACGTCTACCTCGACCCGGAGCTCGGCGCGGCGCACGCCGTCGCCGAAGCGGCCAGGAACCTCTCCTGCGTCGGCGCGTTGCCGCTAGCCGTCACCGACAACCTCAACTTCGGCAACCCGACGAACCCCGGCGTCTACTACCAGTTGGAGAGGGCCGTCGCGGGGCTCGCGCGTGCCTGCCTCGCCCTCGACACGCCGGTCATCGGCGGCAACGTCAGCCTCTACAACGAGTACGCGGCGCCCGAGGGCCGGCGCGCCATCCACCCGACGCCGACCGTGGGGATGGTGGGCGTCCTGCAGGACGTGAGCCGGCACGCAACCTCGGGGCTCAAGCGCAGCGGCGACGCCGTCCTGCTGATCGGGCGGGCCGCGGGCACGCTTGGCGCGAGCGAGTACCTCTACCGCGTCCACGGTCTGGAGGCCGGAGCCCCTCCGCCCCTCGACCTGGTGGAGGAGGCCAAGGTCCAGGCGGTCGTAAGGGGCCTGATCGCGGACGGGCTATGCGACACGGCCCATGACACGAGCCAGGGCGGCCTGGCGGTGGCGCTCGCCGAGATGCTCCTGGCGGGGAGCGCGGCGGCCACGGGCCTGAGGGTCGACCTCGGGGCCGGCGCGAGCGCGGCGGAGCTGCTGTTCGGCGAGGCGGGCGCCCGCGTGGTGCTGGCGCTGGCGGAGCACGCCGTGGCCGAGACCCTGGCGCGGTGCGAGGCGGTCGGCATCCCTGGGAAGGTGATCGGTACGGTCGACGGCGGGACGTTCGAGGTGAGCGCGGCGGGGAGGACGCTCACCCTTGGCTCGGAAGCGTTGCGGACCGCGCACGAGGGCACGTTCGCGGTGGCGTTGGGCGCGCAGGCCGGATGA
- a CDS encoding ABC transporter substrate-binding protein, producing MKRLLTLISLMALAASAFAQPFVWPDAWSNATPGEAVRGGELRISLIGDPRTFNPVTSAESQALSDYLFTNGAAVLITRGPDSDEWLPYGASSFTASEDGMTVDVTVRDGMKWSDGSPITAQDYYIRYVLETDPDVGSNGYDSWFMGDDQITVERVGDNGLRFHFPRPDRLAFPVVAVAPVPDAIFGEAYRSGGAEAVKALWGTDVDVSTTVWSNAFVPATFQPGERIILQRNPYFGEWNVDSAGNALPYLDTYSMTIAGDLDSALNLYLAGDIDQFNPRNLDDIGVINNAVNNGDIDVSVMESVSPVASSQFIVWNWNKASDPDKEALFRNANFRRAMAYVMDRDAIIDLVYNGAGIPMYTNVYPINDYWVNHDAEKYPYDPEKAAELMASIGFDSKNADGILVNAEGKTASFILATNAGNTAREQIAAIFADSAREIGVDVQVQAIDFNLLVDQLLSEGEDRPFDAILIGLTGGSRDWPFGVNVVPCGTNLHSYNTSGECLTAQETLMGQLFNVGRETLDTEAARDIGYEIQAVEADLAPYLYAVSPMAHYSWSSALRGYHNEGQINPLLGAYELPLVFMAR from the coding sequence ATGAAGAGACTGCTCACCCTCATCAGCCTCATGGCGCTCGCTGCCTCAGCGTTCGCCCAGCCGTTCGTCTGGCCGGATGCCTGGTCCAACGCCACCCCGGGCGAAGCCGTCCGCGGCGGCGAACTGCGCATCAGCCTCATCGGCGACCCGCGCACGTTCAACCCCGTCACCTCGGCCGAGTCCCAGGCCCTGTCGGACTACCTCTTCACGAACGGCGCGGCCGTGCTCATAACGCGCGGCCCCGACTCCGACGAGTGGCTCCCCTACGGCGCCTCCTCCTTCACGGCGAGCGAGGACGGCATGACCGTCGACGTCACCGTGCGCGACGGCATGAAGTGGTCGGACGGCAGCCCCATCACGGCCCAGGATTACTACATCCGCTACGTCCTCGAGACCGACCCTGACGTCGGCTCCAACGGCTACGACAGCTGGTTCATGGGCGACGACCAGATCACGGTGGAGCGCGTCGGCGACAACGGCCTGCGCTTCCACTTCCCGCGCCCCGACCGTCTCGCCTTCCCCGTCGTGGCGGTCGCCCCCGTGCCGGACGCGATCTTCGGCGAGGCGTACCGCTCCGGCGGCGCCGAGGCCGTCAAGGCCCTCTGGGGCACCGACGTCGACGTCTCGACCACCGTCTGGTCGAACGCCTTCGTCCCCGCCACGTTCCAGCCGGGCGAGCGCATCATCCTCCAGCGCAACCCGTACTTCGGCGAGTGGAACGTCGACTCCGCGGGCAACGCGCTCCCGTACCTCGACACCTACAGCATGACCATCGCCGGTGACCTCGATTCCGCCCTGAACCTCTACCTGGCGGGCGACATCGACCAGTTCAACCCGCGTAACCTCGACGACATCGGCGTCATCAACAACGCCGTCAACAACGGCGACATCGACGTCAGCGTCATGGAGTCGGTCAGCCCGGTCGCGAGCAGCCAGTTCATCGTCTGGAACTGGAACAAGGCCTCCGACCCCGACAAGGAAGCCCTCTTCCGCAACGCGAACTTCCGCCGCGCCATGGCGTACGTCATGGACCGCGACGCGATCATCGACCTCGTCTACAACGGCGCCGGCATCCCGATGTACACGAACGTCTACCCGATCAACGACTACTGGGTGAACCACGACGCCGAGAAGTACCCGTACGACCCCGAGAAGGCCGCCGAGCTCATGGCCTCCATCGGCTTCGACAGCAAGAACGCCGACGGCATCCTCGTGAACGCCGAAGGCAAGACGGCCTCCTTCATCCTGGCCACGAACGCCGGCAACACGGCGCGCGAGCAGATCGCGGCCATCTTCGCCGACTCCGCCCGCGAGATCGGCGTGGACGTCCAGGTGCAGGCCATCGACTTCAACCTCCTCGTCGACCAACTCCTCTCCGAGGGCGAGGACCGTCCGTTCGACGCCATCCTCATCGGTCTCACCGGCGGTTCGCGCGACTGGCCGTTCGGGGTGAACGTCGTGCCTTGCGGTACGAACCTCCACAGCTACAACACGAGCGGCGAATGCCTCACGGCGCAAGAGACCCTCATGGGCCAGCTCTTCAACGTCGGCCGCGAGACGCTCGACACGGAAGCCGCTCGCGACATCGGCTACGAGATCCAGGCTGTCGAGGCCGATCTCGCGCCCTACCTGTACGCCGTCAGCCCGATGGCGCACTACAGCTGGTCCTCCGCCCTCCGCGGCTACCACAACGAGGGCCAGATCAACCCCCTCCTCGGCGCGTACGAGCTTCCGCTCGTCTTCATGGCCCGGTAA